The sequence TTTTATCAGCGATTTGAGCCATAATGAAATGTCCGTGTGGCTTTTTTTAAGTATTTTGCAAGCGCTTTTTTTGAGCGTTCTGTTTGCGATCATCATTTTAGTGTATTTGGAAGTGCATGTGTGGTGCTCTTTAGGGGCGCTGTTTTTAGCGTTTGGGTTTTTCAAAACCTGGAGAAGCGTTGTGGTTATATGCCTAAAAAAGTGCTTCGCTCTTGGGTTTTACAAGCCTTTTTTGTTGTTGGTGGGGTTTTTGAACGTGTCGGTTACTAAGGCTTTAATAGACGCTCATATGCAAGAAAAACAAGACTTAAGCCTTTTATTGGTGGTAGCGTTATTTTTGTGTTGCGTTTTTATCATAGGCGTGCCTTTTTTCATCAACGCTTTGTTTAGGGTGCAAAATAGCCTTAAAGAAACTTACAAACTCGCCACCAATTTGAGCGCTAACCTCAGCCAAAACGCTCTCAATTCCTTACAATATATCACGACCTCGCCCGCTCCCTCTAGCGTTTCTCCTTCTACAAGCGGTAGCGTTTCTAAAGAAAAAGAAACGCATTCCCCCACATTTAAGGTAGAAACCACTCAATTAGATGTAAAAATCCCAAATTTCAAGCAAAAAAAGGTTAAAAAAGATACAATAAATACAAAAAATGAAATTTAAATAAATAGGAATTTAATGAGAATTTTTTTTGTTATTATGGGACTTGTGTTTTTTGGTTGCACCAGTAAGGTGCATGAGATGAAAAAAAGCCCTTGCACATTGTATGAAAACAGGTTAAATCTCGCATGAAAGAAAAGCCTTTCAATAGCGAGCAATTGAACTATTTAGAAGAGCTTTTAAGCCACCAAGAAAAGCATTTAGAAAACAAGCTTTCTGGTTTTTCGGTGAATGATTTGGACATGCAAAGCGTGTTTCGGCTGGAAAGAAACCGCTTGAAAATCGCTTACAAGCTCTTAGGCTTGATGAGTTTTATCGCTCTTATTTTAGCGATCGTGTTAATCAGTGTTCTACCCTTACAAAAAACCGAACACCATTTCGTGGATTTTTTAAACCAGGACAAGCATTACGCCATTATCCAAAGAGCGGATAAAAGCATTTCCAGTAATGAAGCGTTGGCTCGTTCGCTCATTGGGGCGTATGTGTTAAACCGAGAGAGCATTAACCGCATTGACGATAAATCGCGCTATGAATTGGTGCGCTTGCAAAGCAGTTCTAAAGTGTGGCAACGCTTTGAAGATTTGATTAAAACGCAAAACAGCATTTATGTGCAAAGCCATTTAGAAAGAGAGGTCCATATCGTCAATATTGCGATCTATCAGCAAGACAATAACCCCATTGCGAGCGTCTCTATTGCAGCTAAACTCATGAATGAAAACAAGCTGGTGTATGAAAAGCGTTATAAAATCGCACTGAGCTATTTGTTTGACACCCCGGATTTTGATTACGCTTCCATGCCTAAAAACCCTACCGGCTTTAAAATCACCCGCTACAGCATCACTGAAATCGCGCCGACTAACAGGAATGATTGATGCGGAAATTTTTATATGCCCTCATGGGCTTTTTGTTGGCTTTTAGCGCTTTAAAAGCCGATGATTTTTTAGAAGAAGCTAACGAAACAGCCCCGGCGCATTTAAACCACCCCATGCAGGATTTAAACGCCATTCAAGGGAGCTTTTTTGATAAAAACCGCTCAAAAATGTCCAACACTTTGAACATTGATTACTTTCAAGGGCAAACCTATAAAATCCGCTTGCGTTATGCGATGGCGACCTTATTGTTTTTTTCAAAACCCATTAGCGATTTTGTTTTAGGGGATAAGGTGGGCTTTGACGCGAAAATATTAGAAAGTAACGATCGTATTTTACTCATCAAACCCCTACAAATTGGCGTGGATTCCAATATCAGCGTGATTGATAATGAGGGTAAGATTTTTTCTTTCTATGTGTTTTCTACCACTTTCACTAGCTCCAAACACCCTAATTTACAGGTTTTCATAGAAGATAAAAATTATTATTCTAACGCTTTTATGAAGCCACAAAATAAAGAAAATGCCCTTGAAAATGCCCTTGAAAATGCCCCCACAAACAACAAGCCCTTAAAAGAAGAACCCTTAAAAGAAGAAAAAGAAGAAACCAAAGAAAAAGAAGAAGAGACTATAATTATTGGCGATAACACTAACGCCATGAAAATCGTTAAAAAAGACATTCAAAAAGGCTATAGGGCTTTAAAAAGCTCTCAAAGGAAATGGTATTGTTTAGGGATTTGTTCTAAAAAATCCAAACCCTCTTTGATGCCTAAAGAAATTTTTAACGACAAACAATTCACTTATTTCAAATTTGACAAAAAATTAGCACTCTCTAAATTCCCGGTGATTTATAAAGTCGTTGATGGCTATGATAACCCGGTAAATACTAGGATTGTGGGCGATTACATTATCGCTGAAGACGTTTCGGCTAAATGGACTTTAAGGTTGGGCAAGGACTATTTGTGCATCCGTTTTGTCAAAAAGGGTAAAGATGAATAAGTGGCTTAAGGGGGCGGTTGTTTTTGTAGGGGGTTTTGCAACGATTACAACAATTTCTTTAGTCTATCATCAAAAGCCAAAAGCCCCCTTAAATAACCAGCCTAGCCTTTTGAATGACGATGAGGTGAAATACCCCTTACAGGATTACACCTTCACTCAAAACCCACAGCCAACTAACACAGAAAGCTCCAAAGACGCTACCATCAAAGCCTTACAAGAACAGCTAAAAGCCGCTTTAAAAGCCCTAAACTCCAAAGAAATGAACCACTCTAAAGAAGAAACTTTTACTAACCCTCCCATAGATTTAAAAGCAAACACAACCCCCCCTAAAAAAGACTTTTCTTCAAAGCAATTAGATTTACTAGCCGCTCGCATCACCCCCTTCAAACAAAGCCCTAAAAATTACGAAGAAAACCTGATTTTCCCCATGGATAACCCTAAGGGCATTGATGGTTTCACTAACCTTAAAGAAAAAGACATCGCTACTAATGAAAACAAGCTTTTACGCACCATTACAGCCGATAAAATGATACCCGCCTTTCTCATCACGCCCATTTCTAGCCAGATCGCTGGTAAAGTCATCGCGCAAGTGGAGAGCGATATTTTCGCTCACATGGGAAAAGCCGTTTTAATCCCCAAAGGCTCTAAAGTCATAGGCTATTACAGCAACAATAACAAAATGGGCGAATACCGCTTGGATATTGTATGGAGTCGCATCATCACTCCCCATGGCATCAATATCATGCTCACTAACGCTAAGGGGGCGGACATTAAAGGTTATAACGGCTTGGTGGGGGAATTGATTGAAAGGAATTTCCAACGCTATGGCGTGCCGTTACTGCTTTCTACGCTCACTAACGGCCTGTTGATTGGGATCACTTCGGCTTTAAACAGCAGAGGCAATAAAGAAGGAGCCACCAATTTCTTTGGGGATTACCTCTTAATGCAATTGATGAGACAAAGCGGCATGGGGATCAATCAAGTGGTCAATCAAATTTTAAGAGACAAGAGCAAAATCGCTCCTATTGTGGTGATTAGAGAGGGAAGTAGGGTCTTCATTTCGCCCAATACTGACATCTTTTTCCCTATACCCAGAGAGAATGAAGTCATCGCTGAGTTTTTGAAGTGACTCAAAAATCCCAGATTAAAAACGCTATAATAACCCTAAAAAACAAAAGAGAGCCTGACAAGAAAACGCATGAAAATTAAAAATATCTTACTGAGTGGGGGGAGCGGCAAGCGCTTATGGCCTTTAAGCCGTAGCCTATACCCTAAGCAATTTTTAAAGCTTTTTAACCATAAAAGCTTGTTTGAATTGAGTTTTAAAAGAAACGCTTCATTAGTAGATGAAACGCTCATTGTGTGCAATGAAAAGCATTATTTTTTAGCCCTAGAAGAAATAGAGAATGAAATCAAAAACAAAAGCGTGGGTTTTTTATTAGAGAGCTTGAGTAAAAACACCGCTAACGCCATTGCTTTGAGTGCTTTAATGAGTGAGAGGGAAGATTTGCTCATCGTTACGCCAAGCGATCATTTGATTAAAGATTTTCAAGCGTATGAAAATGCAATCAAAAAAGCGATTAATTTAGCCCAAAAAGGCTTTTTAGTCACTTTTGGGGTGAGTATTGAAAAGCCCAACACGGAGTTTGGGTATATTGAAAGCCCTAACGCTCTAGATGTCAAGCGATTCATTGAAAAGCCAAGCTTAGAAAAAGCGATAGAGTTTCAAAAAAGCGGGGGGTTTTATTTCAATAGCGGCATGTTTGTTTTCCAAGCGGGCGTTTTTTTAGACGAACTAAAAAAGCATGCCCCTACTATTTTAAAGGGGTGTGAAAGAGCGTTTGAATCTTTAGAAAACACGCATTTTTTTGAACAAAAGATCGCTCGTTTGAGCGAAAAGAGCATGCAAGATTTAGAAGATGTGAGCGTGGATATAGCGTTAATGCAACAAAGCCATAAAATCAAAATGGTAGGATTAAACGCCAAATGGAGCGATTTAGGGAATTTTAACGCTCTTTTTGAAGAAGCGGCTAACGAGCCTAAAGAAAATGTCAGCTTGAATCAAACGCCTGTTTTTGCCAAAGAGAGCGAGAATAATTTAGTGTTTTCTCATAAAGTGAGCGCTCTTTTAGGCGTTGAGAATTTAGCGGTCATTGACACTAAAGACGCTCTTTTAGTCGCCCATAAAGATAAGGCTAAAGATTTAAAGGCTTTAGTGAGCGAGATAGAAACGCATAATCAAGAATTATTACAAACGCACACTAAAGTCTATCGCCCTTGGGGGAGTTATGAAGTCTTGCATGAGAGCGGTTGTTACAAGGTTAAGATTTTGGAAGTCAAACCAAACGCTAGGCTTTCTTTACAAAAGCATTTCCACAGGAGCGAACACTGGGTGGTGATTAGCGGGATGGCGAGCGTGGAATTGGATCATAAAATGTTTGAATTGCAAGCTAATGAGTCCACTTATATCCCTAAAAACACCTTACACCGCCTGGCTAATTACGGCAAAATCCCTTTAATTATCATAGAAGTTCAAGTGGGCGAGTATGTCGGTGAAGACGATATTGTGCGGGTTGATGATGATTTTAGCAGACAAAATCAAAAAAATTTAATATAAGGAACAATAATGAAAGAAAAAATCGCTTTGATCACCGGGGTTACCGGGCAAGACGGGAGCTATCTGGCTGAATACTTGCTGAATTTGGGTTATGAAGTGCATGGGTTAAAAAGGCGTTCTTCTAGCATCAACACTTCTAGGATCGATCATCTGTATGAAGATTTGCACAGCGATCATAAAAGGCGTTTTTTCTTGCACTATGGGGATATGACCGATAGCTCTAACCTTATCCATTTAATCGCTACCACTAAGCCCACAGAAATTTATAATTTAGCCGCTCAAAGCCATGTGAAAGTTTCTTTTGAAACCCCCGAATACACCGCTAACGCTGATGGTATTGGCACGCTAAGGATTTTAGAAGCCATGCGGATTTTAGGCTTAGAAAATAAAACACGATTCTATCAAGCCAGCACGAGCGAATTGTATGGCGAAGTCTTAGAAACCCCACAAAATGAAAACACCCCCTTTAACCCACGAAGCCCCTATGCGGTCGCTAAAATGTATGCCTTTTACATCACCAAAAATTACAGAGAGGCTTACAACTTGTTTGCGGTTAATGGCATTCTTTTTAACCATGAGAGTAGGGTAAGGGGCGAAACTTTTGTAACCCGTAAAATCACACGAGCCGCTAGCGCGATAGCGTATAACTTAACGGATTGCTTGTATTTAGGGAATTTAGACGCTAAAAGAGACTGGGGGCATGCCAAAGATTATGTGAAAATGATGCATTTAATGCTCCAAGCGCCCACTCCACAAGATTATGTGATCGCTACAGGAAAGACCACGAGCGTGCGCGATTTTGTGAAAATGAGCTTTGAATTTATCGGCATTGATCTAGAATTTCAAAATACAGGGATTAAAGAAATCGGTTTGATTAAAAGCGTTGATGAAAACAGAGCGAACGCTTTACAATTGAATTTAAGCCATTTAAAAGCAGGCCAAATCGTGGTGCGCATAGACGAGTGCTATTTCAGGCCTACTGAAGTGGATTTGCTCTTAGGCGATCCCACTAAGGCTGAAAAAGAGCTGGGCTGGGTTAGGGAATACGATTTAAAAGAGTTGGTTAAGGACATGTTAGAATACGATTTAAAAGAATGCCAGAAAAACCTTTACTTGCAAGATGGGGGCTATATTTTAAGGAATTTTTATGAATGAGATTATTTTAATCACCGGCGCCTATGGCATGGTGGGGCAGAACACGGCGTTGTATTTTAAAAAAAATAAGCCTGATGTTACTCTACTCACCCCTAAAAAGAGCGAATTGTATTTGTTGGATAAAGACAACGTTCAAGCTTATTTGAAAGAATACAAGCCTACAGGCATTATCCATTGCGCCGGGAGAGTGGGGGGCATTGTCGCTAACATGAACGATCTTTCAACTTACATGGTTGAGAATTTACTCATGGGCTTGTACCTTTTTTCTAGCGCTCTAGATTTGGGCGTGAAAAAAGCCATTAATCTGGCGAGCTCTTGCGCTTATCCTAAATACGCCCCTAACCCTTTAAAAGAGAGCGATTTATTGAACGGCTCTTTAGAGCCAACGAATGAAGGCTACGCTTTAGCCAAACTCTCTGTGATGAAGTATTGCGAGTATGTGAGCGCTGAAAAAGGCGTTTTTTATAAAACTTTAGTGCCTTGCAACCTTTATGGCGAGTTTGACAAGTTTGAAGAAAAAATAGCGCACATGATACCAGGGCTTATCGCTAGGATGCACGCCGCTAAATTAAAAAATGAAAAAAATTTTGCGATGTGGGGCGATGGCACGGCCAGAAGAGAATATCTAAACGCTAAAGATTTAGCCAGATTCATCGCTCTCGCTTATGAGAGTATCGCTCAAATCCCTAGCGTGATGAATGTTGGCTCTGGAGTGGATTACAGCATTGAAGAGTATTATGAAATGGTCGCTCAGGTTTTAGACTATAAGGGCGTGTTTGTTAAGGATTTATCCAAACCAGTGGGCATGCAACAAAAGCTTATGGATATTTCCAAACAAAAGGCTTTAAAATGGGAATTGGAAATCCCTTTAGAGCAGGGCATCAAAGAAGCTTATGAGTATTATTTGAAGCTTTTAGAGGTTTGAAATAAAATCAAGGCTCTTATGGGGCTATAAAAACGCTCCGCTATTAGGCGTCAGGCTAGCGGTAGTTGCGATATTGTGATTATAGATTAACTTCAAACAAGCTTGAGCCATTAAAAAGGGGTTTGGTCGCTTCGCTCTCAATTTCAAGTGCTTTTTATCATCAATATCAAGCTCGCTTTTTTTGTAACACCCACCATAAAACCCTTTTGTTGTAAGTTTTCTCAAATAGATTGAGTATAGTAGACTTAGACTTAGCTTAGGTGATCTCTAAAAAATTTTTAGAGGGCAAAGGCGTAGGGTTTTAAAAAGCGCCTTAGCAAATCCTAGGCAATAATTCGCCTTCTGGCGTCTCTAAAATCCTTTCAAAACCCCATGCGTTCTTTAAAACCACGCTAGGATAGGGGTTTTCAAGCACTTCGCCAATCACGCAAGCGTTTTTAGCTTTTTCGTTACTTTTTAAAATTTCTAAGGCTTTAGGGGCGTCTTTTTGATTGAGCGCTAAAACAAACACCCCCTCATTGGCTAGTGCGTAGGGTTCTAGCCCTAAAATCTCACAAATCCCTTTCGTTTCTTCTTTTAAGGGGATTTTTTCTTCTTCTATAACGATTTTCACTCTGGAGCTGTTCGCCCATTCATTCAGCACGCTCGCTAACCCGCCCCTAGTCGCATCTCTTAAAGCATGAATTTTGAGATCGCTTAAAAATAGGGGTTTTAATAAGGGATAGAGCAGCTGGCAATCGCTTTGAAGATTGGTTTTAAGCTTGATTTCATGACGCATCGCAAACAAGCTTGCCCCATGATTGGCGATAGTGTCGCTTATGATAATGGCTTGGCCTTGTTTTAAATGGCGCGAAGAAATCCCTGGCTTGATGATTTTACCAATACAGGTTGTGTTGATAAAAAGCTTATCCACGCTCCCCTTTGGCACGACTTTAGTGTCTAGGGAGAGGAGTTTCAGGTTGGCTTTAAACAATTCTTTTTGTATGGATTGTAAAATTTGTTTTAAGAGAGAAATTTCTAAGCCTTCTTCTAAAATAAAACCCATATTCAAATACAAAGGTTCGCCCCCTTGCACGCTCACGTCATTCGCGCTCCCGCAAACGCAAAGCTTGCCTATATCGCCCCCATTAAAAATCAAGGGCGTGATGACAAAACTATCCGTGCTTGTGCAATATTCCCCACTAGCTTTAAATGTGGGGGCGTCTTCATCAAACGCAACGATAAATTCTTTTAAATAGGGCATAAAGACTCGCTCAATTAAAGCGTTTGTTTCTTTCCCTCCGTTCCCGCATGCTAGAGTTACGCTATCCATTTTTATCCTTTTATCCTTTTTTGATGATTGTAGGGTTGAAATACGCCATTAAGGCTTGACCGATAGGGATACTGCTATCGTTAGGGGGGAAATGCTTGTGGAAAAAATACTGCCTCTTTAGCTCTCTCAATCGTTTGGCTAATTGTTCGCATAATAATTGGTTGCAAAACACGCCCCCACTGCACACCACCACATGCTCTTTAAAAGGCGCGATTAAAGCGGTAATGATTTCTACTAGGCTGTTAAAAAATTTCTTAGCGATGCGTTCAGGCTCTAAAACGCCCAAATCCTTTTCAAACGCTTGATAAAATTCTTTTAAACACACCACGCTGTTTTTGATTTTAAAAGGGTAAAAAGCGATCTCATCGCTTTGTAAGGCTAGATTTTCTAAAACCTGCCCGCTCTCTGCTTCAAAACTAATCGTTCCTGTTAAACCCAAACTAAACGCTACTATATCAAACAAACGCCCTATGGAATTGGTGGCGATGCTTTGAATTTTTTTGTCATGCATTTGTTGGAAAATTTCTAATTCGTCTTCTTTAAAATGCTTTTGAACGCGTTTTAAAAGCTTGTTGAGTTGGTGTTTTAAAGCGATTTCTAAAACCAGGCGTTTAGGCTCTTTGATCGCTTTTTGCCCCCCCAAAAGCCAAAATTCTTCAAACCTGGCCATCTCTTCAATGCGTTCCAAATCCCCCACAAAACACTCCGCCCCATAAATCTTATTTTCATAAGCCCCACTCCCATCCCAGACAATGCCTATAAAAGGGTGATTTAAATGCGGATCTTGTAATAATGCGTCTAAAACGCTCGCTAAAAAGTGGGCATGGTGGTGCTGGACTTGCAACAAGGGCGTATTAAGTTCAAAAGCTATTTTAGTGGTGGTATAATTTTTATGCTTATCGCAAGCTAAGAGCGTGGGTTTAAAATCATAGGTTTTTAAGAAAAAATTCAAAGTTTCTTTAAAGTGTTTTTCATTTTCTAAAACGCTCAAATCCCCACAAAAAGGCGAGAGTAACAAGGTAGAAGTTTCACTATCCAATAAACTAAAATACCCTTTTTGCTCCGCTCCAAGCGCTAAAATCTTTTTGGGCGGATGGTTAGAGCGTTTAGGCAAAGTGAGATAAAGAGGGGCAAACCCCCTAGCCAAACGCATGGGGCGAATGGCGTTGTCTATGCATTGTGCGATGCTGTCATCAATCCTATGGATGATAGCGCGATTGTGCGTGAGCTTAAAATCAAAAATGAAACTCAAGGCGTCAATCTCAGCCTCATCGCTCGCTAAAGGGAGGGAGCTGAAATTCGCGCTCGTGAATATAATAGGGAAATCCAATAAATCCAGCAATAAAGCATGCAAAGGGGTATAGGGCAAGATGACGCCATAAAAGGGGGAGTTTTTGGCGATATTAGGGGCTAATTGCGTGTTCGGTTTTTTACGCGCTAAAAGAATGGGGGCACTTGTAGAATTCAAGCTCTCGCATTCTAACGCGTTCAAAAACGCATGCTGTTTGGCTGTGTTCAAATCTTTAAACATGAGCGCGAAAGGCTTTAAGGGGCGGTTTTTTAAAAGCCGTAATCTTTCTATGGTTTGAAAATTCCTCGCATCGCACAAGAGAGCAAAGCCTCCCAAACCTTTAAGAGCGATGATTTTACCCCTTTGAAGGTCTTTAGCGCATTCTAAAAGAGCGTCATCATTTTTGAATCGCTTGTAATTGAGCGCGATACCGCACTTTTTGCAGCTGATGCCTTGAATGTGGAAGCGCTTATTGGTGGGGTCTTGATAGGTAGAAGTGCAAAATTCACAGAGTTTGAAAGGTTTTAAGGCGGAGTTTCCTCTGTCATAGGGCAAGGCGTTTAAAAGGCTGTATCTCGCCCCGCACTTCGCGCAAGAATTGAAAGCGTAATGAAAATAGGGGGAGTTTTTATCTCTGATCTCGCGCAAGCAATCCTTGCACACGCCTAAATCTTTAGGGATTTGGCTGAGCAGATTTAAGGGGTGGTTCTTGCTTTCTAAAATCCTAAAATCATTGAAATGAAGCGCCTTATCATAAGGGCTAATAATGATTTTTTCAACCAACGCTAAAGGGGGCAATCCTTTTTTGAGAGCGTTTAAAAAAGACTCTGTTTTATGAGCGGGTAAGATGATTTCTAAAGCCGCTTGGGCGTTACGCACAAAGCCTACAAGCTCTAATTTTTGAGCCAGGGTATAAACAAAAGGGCGCATGCCCACGCCTTGAACCACGCCAAAAAGCGTGATTTTATTCAATAAAGTTGCATCGTTACACAATGCAAACTTCCATGCTGTTTGATTAAAGTGTTGCAATCAACCCCTATCACCTCTAAGGGCGTGTGTTGTTTTAAGGTTTCTAAAATGAGTGCGTCTTTAGGGTCGTTGTAGGTTGGCACAATAAGAGCGTTATTGCACAATAAAAAATTCACATAAGTCGCCGGCAAGCGTTGTTGGTTTTCATCAAAAATGGCTTTAGGGATTTCTAGGGGGATGAGTTTATAAGGCGTGCCGTCTAGTTTTTTAAAGGTTTTTAATTCTTCTTGCATTTTTTTTAAGGCTGTGTAATGCTCATCGTTTTTATCCTCGCATGCGCTATAAACAATAGTGTCTTTATCTAAAAAGCGAGCGAGCGTGTCGGTATGGCTATCCGTGTCATCGCCCTTTAAATAGCCGTAAGAATACCACAGCACTTGTTTAGCCCCTAATTCCTTTTTAAGCATGTTCTCTATTTCATTTTGATTCAAATGGGGGTTACGATTTTTTTCTAACAGGCATTGGGTGTTGGTTAAAACGCTCCCAGCCCCATCGCTTTCTACGCTCCCACCTTCTAAAATATAGGGCATCGTTTTTAAAGGGTGTTTTAAAAACCCTAAACTTTTGAGTTTGAAATTCACCTGATTGTCTAAATTGGACGGGTATTTTAACCCCCAGCCATTAAAACCAAAATCCAAGCACTCTAAAACGCCCTGATTTTCAATACTGATCGCTCCAAAATCCCTAGCCCATGTGTCGTTAGTATCGACCTTTGCGATCTCTACGCCCGGTAAGTTTTTAAGCATTTCATAGCCGATAGTATCGTTATTATGGACGCACACTAGCACTTTAGCGTGTTTGGCTATGGTTTGAATGATGTTTAAAAAGCTCTCTCTGGCTTCTTTGATGCAATACGCCCAATCGCCAAACTCATGGGGGAACGCCATTAAAATCGCTTGGATTTTTTCAAACTCCGCTAACATTCTTTTCATTCAAAATATCCTTTTAAATAACTATAACACAATCTCATTCAAATCGCGTTTTTAAAACAGATTCAAACGCTTTTGTGCGGTTTGAAAATATTCTTTTTCTAACTCTATACCGATAAAATTCCGTTCTAAATTTTTGCACGCTAAGCCGGTAGTGCCGCTCCCCATGAAAAGATCTAGAACGATGTCATTAGGGTTTGTGTGGATGGAAATGATTTTTTCCATTAAGGCTAGGCTTTTTTGCGTGGGGTGTTTGGTCTTTTCAATTCCGCTCACCACAGGGCTTTTTAAAATCAAGGGTCGTAAATATTTTTCATTTTTGGGTTTATATGCAATTGGTAGATATAGAAAATGAGTTGCAATACTATAAACAACATTTTAAAAATAAAGTTGTTTTTTGTAATTGTGATGATGCAAGGGTGAGTAATTTTTTTAAATACTTCTTTGTTCATTTTCAAGAACTAGGGCTTAAAAAATTGATTTCTGCTTGTTATGTGGTTAGTGGTAGCAACCAAAACTCAAAAGGATTTTATTGCAAATATGAAGGGAAAAAGGATTGGCAAACA is a genomic window of Helicobacter pylori oki112 containing:
- the hypF gene encoding carbamoyltransferase HypF, which encodes MNKITLFGVVQGVGMRPFVYTLAQKLELVGFVRNAQAALEIILPAHKTESFLNALKKGLPPLALVEKIIISPYDKALHFNDFRILESKNHPLNLLSQIPKDLGVCKDCLREIRDKNSPYFHYAFNSCAKCGARYSLLNALPYDRGNSALKPFKLCEFCTSTYQDPTNKRFHIQGISCKKCGIALNYKRFKNDDALLECAKDLQRGKIIALKGLGGFALLCDARNFQTIERLRLLKNRPLKPFALMFKDLNTAKQHAFLNALECESLNSTSAPILLARKKPNTQLAPNIAKNSPFYGVILPYTPLHALLLDLLDFPIIFTSANFSSLPLASDEAEIDALSFIFDFKLTHNRAIIHRIDDSIAQCIDNAIRPMRLARGFAPLYLTLPKRSNHPPKKILALGAEQKGYFSLLDSETSTLLLSPFCGDLSVLENEKHFKETLNFFLKTYDFKPTLLACDKHKNYTTTKIAFELNTPLLQVQHHHAHFLASVLDALLQDPHLNHPFIGIVWDGSGAYENKIYGAECFVGDLERIEEMARFEEFWLLGGQKAIKEPKRLVLEIALKHQLNKLLKRVQKHFKEDELEIFQQMHDKKIQSIATNSIGRLFDIVAFSLGLTGTISFEAESGQVLENLALQSDEIAFYPFKIKNSVVCLKEFYQAFEKDLGVLEPERIAKKFFNSLVEIITALIAPFKEHVVVCSGGVFCNQLLCEQLAKRLRELKRQYFFHKHFPPNDSSIPIGQALMAYFNPTIIKKG
- a CDS encoding agmatine deiminase family protein, with amino-acid sequence MKRMLAEFEKIQAILMAFPHEFGDWAYCIKEARESFLNIIQTIAKHAKVLVCVHNNDTIGYEMLKNLPGVEIAKVDTNDTWARDFGAISIENQGVLECLDFGFNGWGLKYPSNLDNQVNFKLKSLGFLKHPLKTMPYILEGGSVESDGAGSVLTNTQCLLEKNRNPHLNQNEIENMLKKELGAKQVLWYSYGYLKGDDTDSHTDTLARFLDKDTIVYSACEDKNDEHYTALKKMQEELKTFKKLDGTPYKLIPLEIPKAIFDENQQRLPATYVNFLLCNNALIVPTYNDPKDALILETLKQHTPLEVIGVDCNTLIKQHGSLHCVTMQLY